The following proteins are encoded in a genomic region of Ovis canadensis isolate MfBH-ARS-UI-01 breed Bighorn chromosome 12, ARS-UI_OviCan_v2, whole genome shotgun sequence:
- the TMEM240 gene encoding transmembrane protein 240: protein MGASGPCGPRGGVRPASRGRAAAGGEIPPGRRARGRPQEEGAGAAPRAGREAGPRAERSAAGAASARAGRPRTPGAPRPLPRAGPAPPPRPAAVGARRADLCGGGGGSASGRGRGGAGAGGRRSGPARPRPMSMSANTMIFMILGASIVMAIACLMDMNALLDRFHNYILPHLRGEDRVCHCNCGRHHVHYVIPYDGDQSVVDASENYFVTDNVTKQEIDLMLGLLLGFCISWFLVWMDGVLHCAVRAWRAGRRYDGSWTWLPKLCSLRELGRRPHRPFEEAAGNMVHVKQKLYHNGHPSPRHL, encoded by the exons ATGGGGGCGAGCGGGCCCTGCGGCCCCCGGGGAGGGGTCCGGCCGGCGTCTCGGGGGCGGGCGGCCGCGGGCGGCGAGATCCCTCCCGGCAGGCGGGCGCGGGGGAGGCCGCAGGAGGAGGGGGCCGGAGCCGCGCCGCGCgcagggcgggaggcagggccGAGGGCGGAGCGGAGCGCGGCGGGCGCGGCGAGCGCGCGGGCCGGGCGGCCGAGGACCCCAGGAGCGCCGCGTCCCCTGCCCCGCGCCGGCCCCGCGCCTCCTCCCCGGCCAGCAGCGGTGGGTGCGCGGCGGGCTGACCTCTGCGGAGGCGGCGGGGGCTCAGCAtcgggccggggccgggggggcgccggggccggggggcggcgctccggcccggcccggccccgcccgaTGTCCATGAGCGCGAACACCATGATCTTCATGATTCTGGGGGCGTCGATCGTGATG GCCATCGCGTGCTTGATGGACATGAACGCGCTGCTGGACCGATTCCACAACTACATCCTCCCGCACCTGCGGGGCGAGGACCGCGTCTGCCACTGCAACTGTGGCCG GCACCACGTCCACTACGTGATCCCGTACGACGGGGACCAGTCTGTGGTGGACGCCTCGGAGAATTACTTCGTGACAGACAACGTCACCAAGCAGGAGATCGACCTAATGTTGGGGCTGCTACTCGGCTTCTGCATCAGCTGGTTCCTGGTGTGGATGGACGGCGTCCTGCACTGCGCCGTGCGCGCCTGGAGGGCCGGCCGGCGCTACG ACGGTTCGTGGACCTGGCTGCCCAAGCTGTGCAGCCTGCGGGAGCTGGGCCGGCGGCCACACAGGCCGTTCGAGGAGGCGGCCGGGAACATGGTGCACGTGAAGCAGAAACTCTACCACAACGGCCACCCGAGCCCGCGGCACCTCTGA